The genomic region TGCTTCTTTCAAGATCTAAAGTGCTTAAAAGATTTAAGAATCTCCTCTCTATAATCGTGGAAAATCGCGAATCGGAAAATAGTCAGCCGGTGTGCGAACGTGTCGCCTGTAACGCGACAGATAAGAGTTCACGCGGATAATTAACGCGAGCACCATCACCTCACACATTAGTAGAACATTTCGCTCGGAGAAGAGCAGAGCCACGCGGGAGCCGGAAGGACAGTAACGTTCAGTAGCAGCAACCGGAAGGACCAAACAGGCAGCAGCAGCAGTAGTAGTGGTACACGAGAGGGAGAGGAGGGCCGAAACGCATAGGCAGTAAATACGAGAGGAAGGTCTCCCGGCCGCGACCCTTGACCCTCGACCTACCGCGAGCGTCCCCGGACCGAGGACTCGTCAGGATTCATCAGGATTCGCTCTTCGCGACCacgaagaaggaaagaaagtgTGTGCAGTTCCGTGACCGCAAAACGAGGGGAAACGGACGGAAAGGATTTATCGTTCACGAGGACTCATCACAACGATTCTCCGTCCACACCcgcgtttctctctttctctctttctctgtctctgtctcgtGTGCGTTGTCGTTTCAAGCACCGGAAACGCGCACTTAACTAACGCCGGTCCGCTTCGTCGTCGCGTGTGGAAGCCGAAATACCGATGAAAGACTGATTTTCTTGCGCCTTTTAAGAACGGTTAAACATTAGAGGGAAACTTTTTCAATTCTCCTGTGCGATCATTTatactctttttctctctgtatctctcttttcctcttccttCATCTCTCGCTCGTTAGGGGCGTCGTCTTTGTCGTCCAAGTCTCCTCGTCATCGCAGCGACATGGGCGGATGTACTTCGAAGGATACCACGTCGAGCGACGAGTACGTATCCGTGAGAAAATCTTCAGCGTGATGAATAATaagtttatctttctctttcggaTCATCCCCCTCCTCCCAAACTCTCCCCCTGCTCTTGTTTCATTACTGTTACTTTTTCTCATCTTCTcggtttttattattaaaacgtgACAATTTtaagcaatattttaattgtattagagtattttaatataacaaatacataatcttaatatataaaaaaaaaaaaataaaatatttaaacttattattgataatatattaaacctattaagtttattaattgtatttttcatgataattttatgaacATTTTAACAAGAATCtaattgatattgaaaaatatatatattagcgtGATTTActaataagagaaaatatattaatattattaataataaaatagaagaattaattttaatgtaattgtaatgtaattttatatgtttatatatataaaacgtttataggaataatcttaataaaaatctaagcCGGAAGTCGCGGACTTCAATGCGTCGGCAATTCTTTCTGAgctctcgtctcgtctcgtctcgtctctctctctctctctctctctctctctctctcataattttctaacaaaCTTACCAGGCTGGATCTCGCGACAGTTTATGCGCGACGTCTCCGGATTTTTGCGCGACATCGTCCTCGTAGCTCGATGGTTTAATGCGACATCATATGCTCGACCTGCATACGTTCGTAAAGGATTTCGCATGAGCTATCCGTCGTCTCTTCTCGTTTGAATCGACGCGACGATCGGCGCATAAATTGCCGTTTCGACGAGCAATGGGCGGCGTATGCTCGTCATTGGGTATATGCGAGTCGACGGACGACCAACAAACCGACCAACAGACTAACAAGATTGACGGCAAGGTCGACGACAAGGTCGATGACAAGGTTGACGACAAGGTCGATGACGAAGTCGACGATAAAGTCGATGACAACGTCGCCGATAACGTCgtcggcgacgacgacgacgatggcaTGTACGTATGGCTCATTCGGGCCCTTGATCTTAGGATGCACTTCGCGTTCGATTCTCACGAGCTAGCTTTGTTCAGAATCAATTCATATATTCATTTCTAACATATGTTGGaagtatgtaaataatttttcttcgttaaatatttaagaataattattttatgactaAGAATACTCTCCGTGCTTTTTCAAGATATCTCGTCTAAAAATAGTTCATAGAATCATCGTTAATATCgacagtttttatttaaaaatgaaatgacacggatttttaattaatttttaaaaaagaaaaacgaacTATTGCACTGAGAGAGTTTTATTTGTGTGcgttatgaaatttttaacttatttattacagTGCATCCTAGATTCAAGGGACAGACAAATAAAGTGCACCGCGCACCAGCAATGAGACACACGTGCTGCACCGACAAGGAAATTACAAGCCACGTGAATTagatattgaaagaaatataagaaacgTGTGTAAGTAATATCGCGTCGCTGTggtgaaagtaaaaaaatcaacAGATTATCACATCATCAGATGATTCAGGCTAAAGTTATGTGCCGATTTAATCGGATTATTATATCAGATATATCCAGGTCGAGACGCAACAGATGTTAAAATACTTCgcacttataattaaataacatcaTATGGATGCAACTGTGGCTGGCTCTTATATGCATTcacaacattatattttatctcgatGTTTTGcacgttataaaaaaactacaataaataaagggaaatataatattatcaattgaaGGAGgctttgaaaaattgaaaaaattaagtatagatatatatatatattgagaaaagtaaatttttttaaattaattttatcaagttaaaaaaaagcgaattgtgtaagattattatattaatttgaatccTTCAATTGAATTACGAAAtccgtaattttattattttatatttctttatacattttcgttataataagaatctttttttgaCATCTGACGTGATCGTTCAACGTTTTGTTACAGTAAAAAGAGCAACAACATGGTGGACGCAGCAGTTCTGGATAAGCTGGAGTCTGGCTATGCCAAGTTAGCGGAATCTGATAGCAAGTCGTTGTTGAAGAAACACTTGACGAAGGAGGTCTTTGATCAACTCAAGACCAGGAAGACTTCGTTCGGCTCCACTCTCCTGGATGTCATCCAATCTGGTCTGGAGAACCATGATTCCGGTGTTGGTATCTACGCGCCCGATGCCGAAGCGTACACAGTCTTTGCCGAAATTTTTGATCCAATCATCGATGATTATCACGGAGGCTTCAAGAAGACGGATAAACATCCGCCCAAGGACTTTGGCGATGTCGATTCCTTCGGCAATCTCGATCCCACTGTAAGTTTTTTCGtcgctatatattatttaaattatatattgtataaaatatctatgtaaaataaaaacaaattatatatatatatatatatatattaatattcttaaattttataataaattctcggGGTTTTATTCTTTATAGGGTGAATACATCGTGTCGACTCGCGTGCGATGCGGCCGCTCCTTGGACGGATATCCATTCAATCCGTGCTTGACCGAGGCCCAGTATAAGGAGATGGAAGAGAAAGTATCTAGCACGTTGTCTGGTCTTACCAGCGAACTGAAGGGTACTTTTTACCCGCTCACTGGTATGAGCAAGGAAGTGCAACAGAAGCTGATCGATGATCACTTCCTCTTCAAGGAGGGCGACCGTTTCCTCCAGGCGGCGAATGCTTGCCGTTTCTGGCCCACTGGACGTGGCATCTTTCACAACGACGCCAAGACCTTCTTGGTCTGGTGTAACGAGGAGGATCATCTTCGCATTATTTCGATGCAGATGGGCGGCGATCTCGGAcaggtaaaattatttaaaaacgataATCTGAATTGTggataaagatattttgtcttttttttggaatatgtaaatacttattattcattttacttgtgtaattttaatcacaattatcgatcatttaattaacataatgaATTAACAGATTTAAAAGTGtctatgattaatataaatatctgtaaaatgatataaataattttttattaaattttgaaatgtcaATATCAAATAATCATTACTCTTTGCTAAAGAGGCAAGTCAAATTCAATATAGCAATGTTATAATTAcgatttacaattataaaatttggaaatAATGTCCACCGAAGGTATACCGGCGTTTGGTGACGGCAGTGAACGAGATCGAAAAGCGGGTGCCGTTCTCGCACAACGATCGCTTCGGCTTCCTGACCTTCTGCCCGACGAACCTGGGCACGACGGTGCGCGCTTCGGTGCACATCAAGGTGCCGAAACTCGCGGCGAACAAAGAAAAGCTTGAAGAGGTCGCGGCCAAGTACAATCTACAGGTGCGCGGCACCCGGGGCGAGCATACCGAGGCCGAGGGCGGCATCTATGATATCTCCAACAAGCGCCGTCTTGGCCTTACCGAGTACCAGGCTGTGAAGGAGATGAACGATGGCATCGCCGAGCTCATCAAGCTCGAGGCCAGCCTCTAAATCCACCTACCCTTCGTATTCGTTTACACTCCTCCATCGTAGCCCCCGTCGGACGCCACGCTGTACTACGTGACGTTACGCTAAAATTTGTATCTATaacataagaattttattctgAGAATGAATCACAAAAGAGAACAATTTGGAGAATTATTTATGACGGTGATTTAATACCATTGCGGCCTTTAgccatttctctctctgtattttatatatatattatatatattaatattataatcaatgcactttaatatcatatagtattaatatataggaGCGG from Anoplolepis gracilipes chromosome 6, ASM4749672v1, whole genome shotgun sequence harbors:
- the Argk1 gene encoding arginine kinase isoform X2, with the protein product MVDAAVLDKLESGYAKLAESDSKSLLKKHLTKEVFDQLKTRKTSFGSTLLDVIQSGLENHDSGVGIYAPDAEAYTVFAEIFDPIIDDYHGGFKKTDKHPPKDFGDVDSFGNLDPTGEYIVSTRVRCGRSLDGYPFNPCLTEAQYKEMEEKVSSTLSGLTSELKGTFYPLTGMSKEVQQKLIDDHFLFKEGDRFLQAANACRFWPTGRGIFHNDAKTFLVWCNEEDHLRIISMQMGGDLGQVYRRLVTAVNEIEKRVPFSHNDRFGFLTFCPTNLGTTVRASVHIKVPKLAANKEKLEEVAAKYNLQVRGTRGEHTEAEGGIYDISNKRRLGLTEYQAVKEMNDGIAELIKLEASL
- the Argk1 gene encoding arginine kinase isoform X1, with product MGGCTSKDTTSSDDKKSNNMVDAAVLDKLESGYAKLAESDSKSLLKKHLTKEVFDQLKTRKTSFGSTLLDVIQSGLENHDSGVGIYAPDAEAYTVFAEIFDPIIDDYHGGFKKTDKHPPKDFGDVDSFGNLDPTGEYIVSTRVRCGRSLDGYPFNPCLTEAQYKEMEEKVSSTLSGLTSELKGTFYPLTGMSKEVQQKLIDDHFLFKEGDRFLQAANACRFWPTGRGIFHNDAKTFLVWCNEEDHLRIISMQMGGDLGQVYRRLVTAVNEIEKRVPFSHNDRFGFLTFCPTNLGTTVRASVHIKVPKLAANKEKLEEVAAKYNLQVRGTRGEHTEAEGGIYDISNKRRLGLTEYQAVKEMNDGIAELIKLEASL